The genome window CATGGTTCGTGTAGCAAATAATCATGAGGGTCTTACTTGTTTGATCATGCAAAATCTTGGCGATCAGGGCACCAAGAAATGACTTCCCAGTTCCTGTAATGGCACTTGTTAGCCTTCAACATAACACTTCAGAGAGCGGGTGTAGATTCACCAGGTGGCCCTTGGATTGTGCTTATGCTTTGCTGCAAACAGTCCAAGAGAGATTGAAGCTGCGATTTGTCCAAGGATATTTTCTTCGTGGTATCGACAATTCGATGAAGTGACTGGCCCTCGCTGTCTCGTATCTGTTCAACAATAGTCTCAAGATTCTCATCCAATGTCAGCCGCTCTGGTGAGGGAGCTGGCGCAAGCAGTATGTTTGACAATGGGTATTCCATCACCGATTGCAATCGCTGGAGAATTGGCTCGTATGCAAAAATGGGAGTATTGACAACCAGGAATGTAAACTGAAACCCCATCTTAGCGCATGCGAGAACGCGGTGGAGGGCGGCATCACCAGACACGCTCAACGCGAGTGTTGGGACGTCATCTGTGAGATCTGACGACCCACGGTCTAAAGAAGCAAACCCGACAATCTCTATCTTATCCAGCAAGCACCCAAACGTCTGGTGCTTTAGGAAGTTGGGAGTATCACTCAGTAATTGTTTACGTTCGGCCTTGGGCAGGTGGGATAATCGGGGGATGCCTTTTGTGCATTCGAATTGAACACTACAGGCCCTTCGAcggttctcctcctcaccacagCCGATGCCCATGAACTGGAGTCCATGGATGGTCAATGCAGATCTTCGCCCCTTTCTCTGACCACGAGCAAGCTGAATATCACTTTTCAGTTCTGCCAGCATGTCTTCTCTCAACAGGCGAAACTGGTTATCGTAATGTGCGACCGATCGTTCATCCACTGGAACCTGGTAGATGTCATCCATACGCCGATAGAAGGGCCTCTTCGTCGAAGCGATCTCATCTGGGGTTGGCAGAATAGAGATATCGCGAAAGCACTCAAAGGCATTGTCATGTCTGCCACCGGGCCGGAAGTCATCCTTCCCGTCTACCCTAGTTGCGAGGGTCTTCAGGATGGCATCAATACGATAGCCGATTGTCCGAACCTCTAGGGAGGGTGAAACCAGGAATGTCCGAGACTGCGAGATTTGATGGGCGGTGGAAATGATTTCACTGGAGCAGCCCTGGGTACTGATAAGTCTAAGGAGCAACCATGCAAAGCCTCGGTCAGCCTGGTCATTAAGCTTTTTCTGGCTGTGGAGCTGGACAAAGGCATTCCAAAATGTAGGCGGTTCAATGATACTGGAGAAGATTTGACGGAGAAACTGTCCACTTCCAAAATCTTCGATTGATGGGTGCTGTATGTAGCTGAGGAATGGGGCCACGGAACTGTTGATAAAGTCCGGCGATAAATCCAGACGGAAGCTGTTCTGAAGCGAATCGCTCAGAGCGGGTGAAGCGATCACTCGTTCAATACAGCGTAAATGGTTATCTTGACCACAAAGAGCTCCTAGTAGCAGTTTGGCATCACCTGGTTTTGTCACCTGTCTCTTGCCCTTCTCAAGGAGCACCAAGTGCCTGGAGAGCTTATCGGAGCGTGTCGCCATTGGGAAAGGGGAAGCCAATATGACTGATCACAGAGAAGGGCAATTGTGATCATTGAGGGTAGATGAGTCGAGCGCAGAGCAGAGATAGCCAACCCCCGCCAGAACCCCGCCtgcaagggagggagggagataaaACCAATGTTAGGTGAATGACGAGGCCGACATGTGAATAGTCGCACAATTGACCGGAGTGCGATCGCGGGCCATGCTTTGGTACCCGGCGAGCACTCCTCGATCTCGACTATGCCCAACCCCACCTGGTATCATTGGTGAAAGATCAACTCAAACAACCTGGAGATTCTATCAACCACAGCGAATATCATCATGTGGAGGGCTCCATCAGGCCTTTATCCACCCAGACCTCGCGGTGCTCGGCGCGGCTGGTCGGGTGCCAGACAACCTGGGAACAGACAAGGCTCAGCTGTCAAATCCCCCGCGCCCCCATACGGTCCTCTACTGTTGGAGATTGACAATACTGAACTCGAAAGATCCGAGGAATGCCCCCAAATTACATCCTGCGAGTATGTCAGTTCGTACACATGGCTAGGCCGAGCCTCACCATCGATTCTCGTACCCGGTATGTTTCCCCCTGCCACCGGCGGTCACTGGAGCAATAATAGTGACAGAAATCACTCTGCAAGGCGAACCGCCTATCTGGAGCCCCGCAACCGAAGGCCGCCAGCTAAAACCCGACCGGGGGGAGTACTTTCGCGATCCTAATGCGGCCAGGTTTCCTTCTTATCCGTGGCAGGCTTCCGTTGAGGCAATAAAAAGGCAGAGCCCAGACTACGATATCGCCAATATCGATATAGTAACCTGCTCCAGTATTTTCGGAAACCTCGTCCGGTTCGCTCGAGGCGTGGACAAAGACTTCAGGTTCATAATGGAAGCGGCTGGAGATAGCGTATTCTTCATCCGAAGGGAGAATTCGCCCACAGATCTGATCGCAGATGTCCGTGGTTACGGTCATACATTCCTTGATGAATATACAATGTGGGGACCGGGACTTGCTGGTTCCGAATCACACCAGCGAATAATAAAGTATACCTTTGGAGGCctggaccttctccttcgattTGAACCAGATGGTTATGTTCCGAAGCAGTCCCCAAGAATGTCATTCAGTAACCTACAGATAAGCAGGGACACCTCGTCTGGGGATGTAGACCCCGACATTGGTGGCTTGATAGCAAGGCTTCAAGAAGACCACGGTCCTGTTCCTGTTGAACACCCCGGAAAACTTACGATTCAGGAAGGTGGGCGACGGGTCCACCAGCGCGATATCATTGATATTAAAACTCGGTCAATGGTTGACTTCAAGACAAAGGCcatcaaaaaagaaattgataTGACGGACCTAACCCCTCGTCTGTGGGTATCCCAGATCCCGACCCTTATCGTGGCCTATCACAACCGCGGTCTGTTTGAGGAGATCCGAGTACAGGACATGCGAGACGAAATCATTCGGTGGGAacgagaaaatgaagaaatGCTGAGACGGGTGGCTTGGCTGCTCCACGAGCTGGTACATTATGCAAAAAGTTCAATGACTAGTCTGGAAGTCTATCGGTCTGGTGCAGGCCCTATCCAAATACGACGAGTCACGGGTGATAGTCCTATGGCTCTAGCGCCGGAAACGAAAGCGAAGTTTACAGGAAGAGTTAATCCGGACGTATCCGACCACAGATGCATTTCATCGCGTGACGATAACTTTTCTAATCGACAGCTTGTCTTCGATAATTCAGATCTGGAGACCGAGTATGATGCGAGAGACTAGACTGCCTGTCCAGTGTACGGTGGTTCTCGTTAGCCTTGCCTTTTTATCTCCTGCAGCATCCTGATTCATCTAGGTTATATTTACTACTCAATAGCCTGTAATTGGGATTAGCACACAATATGTTAGCCCACAGTCTGAGGTACACCAATGAAAGAATCTTTCTAGGCATAGTGTAATAAGGACTGGCGACGTGAAGATGCTCATGGTTATAGATAATGAAGCTCATAGAGGTTGGCAGGTGGATATAACAGCTGACAACACTAGTAtcaatactagtagtagtagctctATCAGACCTTCCTTCACTGCGCATGAATTACCCCtcgtaatatatatttttctagtaaTGCTCAAGCCTCAAAGTAACTATACTATCCAGGCTATCCCCTGAGAAAAGAAGCGTAGAGCTATCGAAAATGAAGCTAGTATCACTTCACGGTTGTAGTGTAGAGCTATAATTGCCTAATAGATCTGACCCGCACTGTCCTGGTAGAGCCCTTGCACTATGAGGCAGTCACCAAAACAAGTGGTCTGACAACTACATTGTATTACTGCTCGGTAGCCGGTTATAAATCAACACTTGGGATCAAACGGATGAAGCTAAGCGCTGGCAGAGAATGATTCTAGCTTGTATCCGGAAGGGTGAAGGCATTAGGGGATGCATGAACCGCAACTCCACGTCAGGCTAAGCAATGTTCAATGGTTGAatgtatataatttagtaaaGTTTGAATCGTGACATAGTAGATCACAATGGCTGGACTTTCGTGGACGGTCATTGCCTACATGGCCTGTATCAGCCTGATAAGGGCGTCTACTCAGTATAGGTAACTCCTACTATATCGATTGGCACTCTGGCCGCAAATATTTAACTCTGTCAAAATACCCAAAACAGCGACATAAAGATTAGGCAACTGATGGAATAAGCAGCCAAGGAAAGCAACGATAAtctgaaaaaaaaagatacaTACTAACGGTGGTAAGCCTGATTTAAAACAGCGCTGACTGATTGTCAGTAGTAGTGAAGGAATATAGTACTCAAATATAGAAAGGATGCGATTTTACTTCACACTGCATGAGTCACGATGCGAACTTTAGTTTGTGAGGACGGCGGAGTTCCGTTCACGACCCCCCTACTACGTATAAATGCCCTGTTAGCTAAAGTCTACCGCCTCTGGTTCAATATACACTGCCACAACTGCGACGCGTAAATACAATGAAAGCGAGAATGAGCGAGATTATGGCGCCAGAGTTTGCGAAGAGACGGAAGGCGAAGATTAGTGAATTCAATAAACCGAACACAATGTTGCAGTGGGTTTGGGATGATTCTAGTGAGAAGGATAGGACGGATGAACATCAGAGTATGATTCAGATTCTGGCGACGGTTCCCACTGCTTTTGCAGCTACACAGGCGTTGTTTGATCTGGCGGCGAGACCAGAGTATATACCTATCATCAGGGAAGAGTTTGAGTCTGTTTGTGACAGTTGCGAGGAAAAGCGTCCGACAAAGGAAGCATTCGGGAAGATGACCAAATTGGACAGTTTCTTGAAAGAGTCCCAACGCATCACGCCCCTCGCTTTGGGTACATCTtcaaccctccctccaaccTACTTTCTAACCTATCAGTAGTATCCTTCAAACGCGAAGCCCTTGAAAACATAGACCTCGCAGACGGTACGCACATCCCCAAAGGATCCCACATTGCCGCCCCATCCTACCACATCGGCCTCGATGAGTCGcacttctcctctcccgaGACATTCGACGGCCTACGCTTCCACAACCTCCAACAAGCCGAATTTGAAAGGACAGGAAAACCCAGCACAAAGTATCAATACGTTGCTGTGAATGAGACCTCGCTGCATTTTGGATACGGCCTGCAGGCTTGTCCGGGGCGGTGGTTTGCCGCCATCGTGTTGAAGTTATTGCTGGGCTTGTTGGTAATGCAGTTTGATGTTAAGTTGATGGAtaagggagagggaagaccAAAGAGTGAGATTGATCGGTTTTTCATTTATCCTGATTCAACCAAAATGGTTGTATtgaggaaaagagagggtGTTTGATCGGGTTAGGGTATCATCAACACATTGGCTCGTCTGGGGCTAGGGTGAACTGTACTGTAGCTATGAAGCTGCTGTTGTCGGATTTATTGATACTACCACATTATTATATCCAAGCCCCTTGAAGCAATATAGTGAGCCTTTTGATCAATGAAACACTGGGTGCCATAGCCAGTCAACATCCTGATAATAAGATCATAGTTATAGCTTGTAATCATAtgattaagtatatatatggaGCAACGTAAACTTTTGACATACCGCTGTAGACTGCCTTGGCTGGATCTTGAGACTACAGTGACGTGGCCTCAGCGGCTTGGATGAGTGCCGTAGACAGCTAGGCAAGGAGAAAATGGTGCAGGTTAGGCTTTGATCGATGACTCACCTCCAGGAGCAGGTTCCAGTTCCCTTTTGAACCTGCATTCTGTATATCCCACTTAAGGTCAGCATCATTCCTTCCACCTTCACCAAACAGCCGATCCACTTGGCAGGACTTCAAGAGCTAGGGCCGTCAAAAGAGTGACTGGGAGCTCAAGGCCTCCTGGGACCCTATATATACTCAAGACAAAACGCTGATACACTTAGATAATTTATTGGGTCCTCGCTGCTGACGGAAGAAGCATTGATAATTCTAAGCTTCCAAAGGTTGAACCTCTGAGATAAATTGCAGATAGTATGTCGTAGTGTGAACTGCGGATATGATACGTCCCGTGCGGGTTGTGTAAAGATTCATGTAAATTACCCTTCTGTGTATTTTTCGGAAACCTTGGCGTTTCCGCAAAAACGCCCGTGGACCCTGTGAGACCTGCGTTTGTCGCGTATTCCAAGGTTGTACTAGGGCCAGTAGCTCGAAAACCATGCATGGGTATAAAGACCGGTCGCATCCGCATATATTCCACCCTTTGGTTTCATAGGATCAACCTCGGAAATCCAGCCGTGGACGTGAACAATAACTTTGGAGACGTGGCAAAGCCATCCCTTTCTGCCCACCATGGCCAAAACACTAGAAGAGTTTGCTCAATTAGCGCCTCTCTGGGACAAAGCAATCCAGCATCCAGCGGAAATTTCACCTGATGAAAAACACCAGCTGATGCAATGGCCGCCTTTAGAAGAGATGCAGGCCAACACAACCAAATACTTGGGTATGTCAGTTGAGAACTTGCTTCAAAAGGCAGCTACGGACCGTCAATCCCTCACATACGCGGAATGTCGTCTGATTCACGATCATTTCCGCATTACGCGAATTCTTGACAAGGGTGATCAATTCGCGTGGCTGCAGATGCGTCCTGATCTTTTCGATAAGCTGAAACAGGCACAAGAAGCAGTTCTTTCACCAATAGAGCTTCAGGCCGTTCAAGCTGTGAATGAGGTATTTCCTCAGAAAAAGTATGATGAGTATAAGGCAAGGCATGAAAAGCGAAAACAAGAACCATTCCCAGATCTGAAAGACTGGGTGCGAAATATTGTCGTTCGAGAAGATGATAAGAGCTGGGGCTATGTCTTTTACCATCAGAAAGGAATGGCCAGACTGGATGAGTTTAGGGCGCTATTTGCCGAGGTCCTTGAgatgtctttcttttttgaggGATATGAAGAGATACACGACCACAAATTCGCTCAATTTGTCCCATTCGACGCCGATGAAAGTGACATCGGCCATTTACAGCAGTGAGTTTTCCTACATAATATTAAAGACATTGCTAACAATCAGCCAGAGACTTTCGTGATCGCCGCGAGAGGGGTGACTTAAAGCCCGGTGTTCTCAAAAAtgtgttcttcttgttgacAGACGAGGCCCTTTCAGCTTGTGGCACATATGGCCCAGATATGTACTATGGATGGATATGGGCAATTGATCCGGACTGGCCTCTGTCGCGgccagatgaggatggctATGATGGCCGCCTCAAAATCAGCATCACCCAGATCTTTTACCGTTTCTACGAATTCATGTCTGATGGTTTCTCGCTCAGAGAAATTTGGCAGGATTTCCATTACGTCAATGCTAACAAGTTGTACCCAAGCTCTTGGCGGGAGCCAACTTCCTGGCACCTTACCCGACTTGAGAATGCCAAATGGCCATACAACTGATTTGATGCATGTGTGTCCTTGCTGATTTTTATGTACATAGTACTAGATAGTGAGCATCATATAAACATTGAAAATGTGTGATCATCCGTAGAAAatgtattcttctttctgcccATCTTTTCTAGTCATATCATTGGAAAATACTCCACTTCCCTCCTTTTTGTCAGCTAAAAACCAACTTGAAGCAACTAGCTACCTGATGTGTGCATAAAAACAAAGATTGAGTCGTCGAAAATCACTCTTAGTCGAACCAACTCTTTGAGCTCCTCCAGATCACCCATGTAGGTTGTTGCGACCTGATATGCATGCGATCCCGGGGTAGCTGCATTTTGCACCGCTTGCCATGTGACAAGTAGCTCATCAATACGCGAATTAAGCCAATTGGAGGCCCACTCAGCCATTCGTCGCATGAAATTTGTCATGAAAGTTCTGAACAGATTAGGCGCACTGAAGTCTCTTTGCCCGAACACACTGTTGACTGCTTTTTGGAACACACGCAATTCGTAATTAGCCGCACCATATGTGTCAACAAGGTGACGGTTAACAAGCTGCTGGTTCAAGTACTCGAACACAGCTATAACCTGAATTTAACGAATGAAGTTAGCACATAAATGAATGATTGAAGGAGGCTTCGCGTACCATTCGTATTTCATTGATTACAGCCCGTCCAGCTCTCTCATCTGCCACGTTTAGATTCCTCCAAGTATCATCACCAAGCGGCTGCTTCCCTGCGAAGAGCTATAATCAACCGTTTAGCGATTTTCTCTTTACTGCATCAAAATTGCAAAGAGAAGGCTTATCATATTAACATACCCTTCCTTTCATCGAGTTCAAGTGAGTTTCAGTATTAACTAATCGAGCGGGGTTAATCTTTGAGCCGAGACTGTCAAATATCCGAATAATTGGAGTTCCAGTTGCTGTGGTGTGGCCGCTAGCCCATGTCGAATAATCCTGATTCAGTAGTTGTGCAATGTCCCAGGGCATACGTTTGCTCCCAGTGCTGAAGTCTGGCAAGCCCTGCACAGCAGGTAAAGTTCCAGTAACCATAAATTCAATTGAGCGAGGAATCAATTGAAGCTCGAAAATATGCTCAGCTatgaagaagtagaaggGTTAATACATGTACCATATCACCCCATGGGAAAAATTCAATGCATCATGATTTGGGAGCACTTACTGACCCACGTCCAAAGATTGTTGGGCGCGTTAGGATCAATAGAGGTATCAGTGCATACATGTTGATTTGCGACCGCAAATCGCACTGTTAGTCCATTGGCATTTGCAAGGTTGTTACCATTGCCACCATTTGGATAGGCCACTGATGTAATAATCATGATTCGCTGCTGTCCAGTAATTGGGTCAGTACCGCAATCAACGGTGAAATCCCTGGGAGCTCCATCACGTTTGTCCAGACTGTGAAAAGCTCGTTTGGTTGATGCACCATTCGTTCCGTAGGTATCGGGGTCAATAGAgtattcatcatcaaaacCGTCAAGATCGCTGATAGCGCAGAATTCATCTAAAGTACTGGGAGCTGTACAATCCTTGATCATCTGGTTCCAGTACTCTAGGTTGCAAATGATGCGACCTGCAAGATCCTCTGCAACTACAGAAAACAGTTCACCTGTAGCATCTCTCAAAAATGGTATAAGGGTGGAAGTCGCTAGATAAGTGTACCGAGCGGCAATTACTTCGTTCCACACCTTGATTTCCTTGACGGCTTTGTTTGTCCTGCTGGTCATGCGATAGGTGTAGATGATATCAGTCGCAACAATCAGAATGGAATTGCTCATAAAGAGTACTTGTTGATCTTGACGTTTCTCCAAAGATGTTCCCGAGGTGCCAGCATACCGAGGTGCATATTCTATAGGCAACATGTCTGTGAAGCCTCTTTTATCGTAGCCCACACCAAAGGTATTATCGTAGCCGTACCCATAGCCGGTAGAGCATGTAGGATTTTCCAACCAGTTTTTAAGATCAGCCGTCCAAAGCTCCACCATAGGGTCTACCTTTTTTTGGGTCGTGGTGTAGTTGGGAGAACAGCACTTTGCACGGGAGCCAGTTTTTTTGTTACAAGTATTGTAGTGCTCCATAGCTACCCGTACTTTGTCCTTGGGACAGCTTGAGAAGCAGTAGCCACTCCCACCActtccactaccaccatcgGCAGGAATGACTTGGTATCCTGTTTCGCTATAGTCGTCAAGCCACTCGCAGTCGTCGAAAGTCATGTTTTCATCAGAGCTGTCACAGCAATATTTGCGCTCCTCATTCAGGTTGGTTCTCCAGTCGCCACCGCAAGCCGATCCTCCATTGCCATTGCATGACTTAAGGAGAACATCGGTCTTTTCTGCTGGGCATTTCCATGAATCGCATTCGAATGAAGCACCCCATTCGCATTTCTCGTAGAGCGCAGTACTCTTTTGACCACTCGTACAGCAGGCAGCTTGGTAATTACCAAATGCAGTTGAACATCCACGATCGGTCCCGCCAAGTTCAAAACTACCATCTGGACACTTGCCTTCACAGTCACCGTTGTTGAAAGTGTACCAGCCGCAAGTCGGAGCATCTTGATCAGGAGGGCAGCACAGACGATGGTCCTGATTTTTGAAGATACagcctccatcatcaagcATCCACTCACCATCATGATGTCTATCATCGTCATGACGGCGGAGCAGAACCCATCCATCTGGGCAGAGGTCTCCACAGTTTGTCCATTTGCACTGATCATGTTTGATTTTGATTGTGTCGTCTGTTTTGA of Aspergillus luchuensis IFO 4308 DNA, chromosome 7, nearly complete sequence contains these proteins:
- a CDS encoding uncharacterized protein (COG:S;~EggNog:ENOG410PGSC); this translates as MWRAPSGLYPPRPRGARRGWSGARQPGNRQGSAVKSPAPPYGPLLLEIDNTELERSEECPQITSCEYVSSYTWLGRASPSILVPEITLQGEPPIWSPATEGRQLKPDRGEYFRDPNAARFPSYPWQASVEAIKRQSPDYDIANIDIVTCSSIFGNLVRFARGVDKDFRFIMEAAGDSVFFIRRENSPTDLIADVRGYGHTFLDEYTMWGPGLAGSESHQRIIKYTFGGLDLLLRFEPDGYVPKQSPRMSFSNLQISRDTSSGDVDPDIGGLIARLQEDHGPVPVEHPGKLTIQEGGRRVHQRDIIDIKTRSMVDFKTKAIKKEIDMTDLTPRLWVSQIPTLIVAYHNRGLFEEIRVQDMRDEIIRWERENEEMLRRVAWLLHELVHYAKSSMTSLEVYRSGAGPIQIRRVTGDSPMALAPETKAKFTGRVNPDVSDHRCISSRDDNFSNRQLVFDNSDLETEYDARD
- a CDS encoding cytochrome P450 (COG:Q;~EggNog:ENOG410PM8C;~InterPro:IPR001128,IPR002403,IPR036396;~PFAM:PF00067;~TransMembrane:1 (o214-233i);~go_function: GO:0004497 - monooxygenase activity [Evidence IEA];~go_function: GO:0005506 - iron ion binding [Evidence IEA];~go_function: GO:0016705 - oxidoreductase activity, acting on paired donors, with incorporation or reduction of molecular oxygen [Evidence IEA];~go_function: GO:0020037 - heme binding [Evidence IEA];~go_process: GO:0055114 - oxidation-reduction process [Evidence IEA]) — its product is MKARMSEIMAPEFAKRRKAKISEFNKPNTMLQWVWDDSSEKDRTDEHQSMIQILATVPTAFAATQALFDLAARPEYIPIIREEFESVCDSCEEKRPTKEAFGKMTKLDSFLKESQRITPLALVVSFKREALENIDLADGTHIPKGSHIAAPSYHIGLDESHFSSPETFDGLRFHNLQQAEFERTGKPSTKYQYVAVNETSLHFGYGLQACPGRWFAAIVLKLLLGLLVMQFDVKLMDKGEGRPKSEIDRFFIYPDSTKMVVLRKREGV
- a CDS encoding glycoside hydrolase family 18 protein (CAZy:GH18;~COG:G;~EggNog:ENOG410PI86;~InterPro:IPR011583,IPR029070,IPR001223,IPR017853, IPR001579;~PFAM:PF00704;~SECRETED:SignalP(1-22);~TransMembrane:1 (o764-782i);~go_function: GO:0004553 - hydrolase activity, hydrolyzing O-glycosyl compounds [Evidence IEA];~go_function: GO:0008061 - chitin binding [Evidence IEA];~go_process: GO:0005975 - carbohydrate metabolic process [Evidence IEA]); protein product: MVTAALVMTSVAQTVLIPATTSWVVMPTTHVHKAVVTNLDSVDLDRSFDFCGTTSEFCGKKTVKQPSCNNSTHTLERVVGYYETWSTRRRCKQFWPEQIPLGVYTHINVAFAVIDPDTFEVRPSLTADIELFKRVARLKQEDPDLKVYIAIGGWSYNDPGPTATTFSDLAASTSNQNKFFNSLTKFMSTYDLDGVDIDWEYPAADDRSGRPEDFDNFPKFLKNLKAALKRTGGRDGLSITLPASFWYLQHFDIGNMKKSVDFFNIMTYDLHGTWDKGNKWTGEFLDAHTNLTEIKASLDLLWRNNIPPDQVVLGIAFYGRAYTIADPSCTKPGCLFASGAEAGDCSHEVGILMNSEIDEIIAGKRPRITYDKDAAVKMITWDDNQWVSYDDIDTFKLKADFARGKCLGGLMVWAVSHDHTNGTYSLALGEAAQRKFKALPDTIKTDDTIKIKHDQCKWTNCGDLCPDGWVLLRRHDDDRHHDGEWMLDDGGCIFKNQDHRLCCPPDQDAPTCGWYTFNNGDCEGKCPDGSFELGGTDRGCSTAFGNYQAACCTSGQKSTALYEKCEWGASFECDSWKCPAEKTDVLLKSCNGNGGSACGGDWRTNLNEERKYCCDSSDENMTFDDCEWLDDYSETGYQVIPADGGSGSGGSGYCFSSCPKDKVRVAMEHYNTCNKKTGSRAKCCSPNYTTTQKKVDPMVELWTADLKNWLENPTCSTGYGYGYDNTFGVGYDKRGFTDMLPIEYAPRYAGTSGTSLEKRQDQQVLFMSNSILIVATDIIYTYRMTSRTNKAVKEIKVWNEVIAARYTYLATSTLIPFLRDATGELFSVVAEDLAGRIICNLEYWNQMIKDCTAPSTLDEFCAISDLDGFDDEYSIDPDTYGTNGASTKRAFHSLDKRDGAPRDFTVDCGTDPITGQQRIMIITSVAYPNGGNGNNLANANGLTVRFAVANQHVCTDTSIDPNAPNNLWTWVTEHIFELQLIPRSIEFMVTGTLPAVQGLPDFSTGSKRMPWDIAQLLNQDYSTWASGHTTATGTPIIRIFDSLGSKINPARLVNTETHLNSMKGRLFAGKQPLGDDTWRNLNVADERAGRAVINEIRMVIAVFEYLNQQLVNRHLVDTYGAANYELRVFQKAVNSVFGQRDFSAPNLFRTFMTNFMRRMAEWASNWLNSRIDELLVTWQAVQNAATPGSHAYQVATTYMGDLEELKELVRLRVIFDDSIFVFMHTSGS
- a CDS encoding uncharacterized protein (COG:O;~EggNog:ENOG410PK6V;~InterPro:IPR027417,IPR041677;~PFAM:PF13086,PF13245;~go_function: GO:0004386 - helicase activity [Evidence IEA]), with the protein product MATRSDKLSRHLVLLEKGKRQVTKPGDAKLLLGALCGQDNHLRCIERVIASPALSDSLQNSFRLDLSPDFINSSVAPFLSYIQHPSIEDFGSGQFLRQIFSSIIEPPTFWNAFVQLHSQKKLNDQADRGFAWLLLRLISTQGCSSEIISTAHQISQSRTFLVSPSLEVRTIGYRIDAILKTLATRVDGKDDFRPGGRHDNAFECFRDISILPTPDEIASTKRPFYRRMDDIYQVPVDERSVAHYDNQFRLLREDMLAELKSDIQLARGQRKGRRSALTIHGLQFMGIGCGEEENRRRACSVQFECTKGIPRLSHLPKAERKQLLSDTPNFLKHQTFGCLLDKIEIVGFASLDRGSSDLTDDVPTLALSVSGDAALHRVLACAKMGFQFTFLVVNTPIFAYEPILQRLQSVMEYPLSNILLAPAPSPERLTLDENLETIVEQIRDSEGQSLHRIVDTTKKISLDKSQLQSLLDCLQQSISTIQGPPGTGKSFLGALIAKILHDQTSKTLMIICYTNHALDQFLEDLLDIGIPTTSMVRLGSKSTPRTKELGLFEQSRGTLGVDSWSFVSQKREELEEAVKELQSYSAEYSRDSISKDDMLEYLEFSEDSTFFDAFTVPEEPTGMQRIGRRGKSAGKYYLWDAWRHGRDPGTFRDLISPQHAYIWTMAFSRRRELMETWQRNILFEKSTKLVELVRRCNVLSKNLDEYFYYKRHCAVLENKRIVACTTNAAARYAPALRVAKPDVVIVEEAGEILESHILTAMTMDTQQLVLIGDHKQLRPKINNYNLSVEKGDRPGPQPLPL
- a CDS encoding uncharacterized protein (COG:S;~EggNog:ENOG410Q20I), whose amino-acid sequence is MAKTLEEFAQLAPLWDKAIQHPAEISPDEKHQLMQWPPLEEMQANTTKYLGMSVENLLQKAATDRQSLTYAECRLIHDHFRITRILDKGDQFAWLQMRPDLFDKLKQAQEAVLSPIELQAVQAVNEVFPQKKYDEYKARHEKRKQEPFPDLKDWVRNIVVREDDKSWGYVFYHQKGMARLDEFRALFAEVLEMSFFFEGYEEIHDHKFAQFVPFDADESDIGHLQQDFRDRRERGDLKPGVLKNVFFLLTDEALSACGTYGPDMYYGWIWAIDPDWPLSRPDEDGYDGRLKISITQIFYRFYEFMSDGFSLREIWQDFHYVNANKLYPSSWREPTSWHLTRLENAKWPYN